In Rhodovulum sulfidophilum DSM 1374, the following are encoded in one genomic region:
- a CDS encoding 3-deoxy-D-manno-octulosonic acid transferase, protein MLSYRILLSLAAPGLALLLLRDRPFARERLGLNGTSNGPGRVQQPTIWLHGASNGELASARPLIERLLERRPDLCIVATSNSRTGRALVESWALPRVSARLAPYDYRWALRLFIGRWQPRALILIESELWPNRIFEMARRDRPVLLLGARLSARSAARWQRMPALARRLTGAIAYLSAQDPASRDRFATLGLAPERRGPVIDLKAFAPAARPDADDLNALAPLLPRARTLLAASTHEGEEAPILEAFARRWRADPQARLVLAPRHPRRAAQIAALIERAGLGHATRSNGGLPGPERPVLLADTMGEMALWYALAGVSFIGGSLVDKGGHTPFEPAAAGSAILHGPHVANFAAAYGALDRAGAAEGVAGAGGLSAALAALDGAEQTRRAACAREVLAGLRAETPGPDTLIDALEGLMGAPAPAEKEPGNG, encoded by the coding sequence GTGCTGAGCTACCGGATCCTTCTTTCCCTGGCCGCCCCCGGCCTCGCGCTGCTCCTGCTGCGCGACCGCCCTTTCGCGCGCGAGCGGCTGGGCCTGAACGGGACATCGAACGGGCCGGGCCGGGTGCAGCAGCCGACGATCTGGCTGCATGGCGCCTCGAATGGCGAGCTGGCCTCGGCGCGACCGCTGATCGAGCGGCTGCTCGAGCGTCGCCCCGATCTTTGCATCGTCGCGACCAGCAATTCCCGGACCGGGCGCGCGCTGGTCGAAAGCTGGGCCCTGCCCCGGGTCTCGGCGCGGCTTGCGCCTTACGATTACCGCTGGGCGCTGCGCCTGTTCATCGGGCGCTGGCAGCCCCGGGCCCTGATCCTGATCGAAAGCGAGCTCTGGCCCAACCGGATCTTCGAGATGGCGCGTCGGGACCGCCCGGTGCTTTTGCTGGGCGCGAGGCTCTCGGCGAGGAGCGCCGCGCGCTGGCAGCGGATGCCGGCGCTGGCGCGGCGCCTGACCGGTGCCATCGCCTATCTTTCGGCCCAGGACCCGGCATCAAGGGACCGCTTCGCGACCCTCGGCCTGGCCCCGGAACGGCGCGGCCCGGTGATCGACCTGAAGGCCTTCGCCCCCGCGGCCCGGCCCGATGCGGACGATCTGAACGCCCTCGCGCCCCTCCTGCCCCGCGCCAGAACGCTGCTGGCGGCCTCGACCCATGAGGGCGAGGAGGCGCCGATCCTGGAGGCCTTCGCCCGGCGGTGGCGTGCCGATCCCCAAGCGCGCCTTGTCCTCGCCCCGCGCCACCCCCGGCGCGCCGCCCAGATCGCCGCGCTGATCGAGCGGGCCGGGCTCGGCCATGCCACCCGCTCGAACGGCGGTCTTCCGGGGCCCGAGCGGCCGGTGCTGCTGGCCGATACGATGGGAGAAATGGCGCTCTGGTACGCGCTGGCCGGGGTCAGCTTCATCGGCGGTTCGCTGGTCGACAAGGGCGGCCATACCCCGTTCGAGCCTGCCGCCGCGGGATCCGCGATCCTGCATGGTCCGCATGTGGCGAATTTCGCCGCCGCATATGGCGCGCTCGACCGCGCCGGGGCGGCCGAAGGCGTCGCCGGGGCCGGCGGGCTTTCTGCCGCGCTGGCCGCTCTCGACGGTGCCGAACAGACCCGCCGGGCAGCCTGCGCCAGAGAGGTTCTGGCCGGGCTTCGCGCCGAGACCCCCGGCCCCGACACCCTGATCGACGCGCTCGAAGGCCTCATGGGCGCGCCCGCACCCGCAGAAAAGGAGCCCGGCAATGGCTGA
- a CDS encoding threonine dehydratase, with product MAETQFSLDELEEAARLVHARMPPTPQYAWPLLAEAIGTEVWVKHENHGPTGAFKLRGALTFIDWLTRTHPDCPGIVTATRGNHGQGQALAARAAGMTARIYAPEGNSAEKNAAMRAFGADLRIFGADFDSAREEAVRVAEAEGLYLVPPFHRELVRGVASYALELFTAQPDLHSVYVPIGCGSGICGTIAARDALGLSTRIVGVVSERADCVLRSMAAGDLVETPTAQTFADGLAVRVPVAEALAIYSAGAERIVSVSDAEIAEAIRLYFSATHNVAEGAGAAPLAALMQESEMMAGRRVGVILCGGNIDSARFATVLGGGVPDP from the coding sequence ATGGCTGAGACGCAGTTTTCGCTCGACGAGCTGGAAGAGGCCGCGCGGCTCGTCCATGCCCGGATGCCGCCGACGCCGCAATATGCCTGGCCGCTCCTGGCCGAGGCGATCGGCACCGAGGTCTGGGTCAAGCACGAGAACCACGGCCCCACCGGCGCCTTCAAGCTGCGCGGCGCCCTCACCTTCATCGACTGGCTGACCCGCACCCATCCCGACTGCCCCGGCATCGTCACCGCGACCCGCGGCAATCACGGCCAGGGTCAGGCGCTGGCCGCCCGCGCCGCCGGGATGACCGCCCGGATCTACGCCCCCGAGGGCAATTCGGCCGAGAAGAACGCCGCGATGCGGGCCTTCGGCGCCGATCTGCGCATCTTCGGCGCCGATTTCGACAGCGCCCGCGAAGAGGCGGTCCGGGTCGCCGAGGCCGAGGGGCTTTATCTCGTGCCGCCCTTCCACCGCGAGCTGGTGCGGGGCGTCGCGAGCTATGCGCTGGAGCTGTTCACCGCCCAGCCCGACCTGCACAGCGTCTATGTGCCGATCGGCTGCGGCTCGGGCATCTGCGGCACCATCGCGGCACGCGATGCGCTGGGGCTGTCGACCCGGATCGTCGGCGTGGTCTCGGAACGGGCCGATTGCGTCCTGCGCTCGATGGCGGCCGGAGATCTGGTCGAGACCCCGACGGCGCAGACCTTCGCCGACGGGCTGGCGGTGCGGGTGCCGGTGGCCGAGGCCCTGGCGATCTACTCGGCCGGGGCCGAACGCATCGTCTCGGTCTCGGATGCCGAAATCGCCGAGGCGATCCGGCTGTATTTCAGCGCCACCCATAACGTGGCCGAGGGCGCGGGCGCTGCGCCTCTGGCCGCCCTGATGCAGGAAAGCGAGATGATGGCGGGCCGCCGCGTCGGCGTCATCCTCTGCGGAGGCAATATCGACAGCGCACGTTTTGCCACCGTGCTCGGGGGCGGCGTGCCAGATCCCTGA
- the thpR gene encoding RNA 2',3'-cyclic phosphodiesterase: MRSHLPNSFSRRHRSFRMIRAFAAIALPPEIRERLVQVQAGLPEGRPVPPENLHLTLVFLGELPEPRLDDVHLAFAGIRAGRFQLTVSGLGLFGSDRPHNLHAALAESAPLRHLQTKLETAARRAGVVLDRRRFVPHVTLARLGRDRSARRRVELAVAQAADFRAGPFEVGFFGLFRSEIGRNAARYTELMRYTLFASQDASPGA, from the coding sequence TTGCGGTCCCATCTGCCAAACAGCTTTAGCCGCCGTCACCGGAGCTTTCGCATGATCCGCGCCTTCGCTGCCATCGCCCTGCCGCCGGAGATCCGCGAGCGTCTGGTTCAGGTACAGGCAGGCCTGCCCGAGGGCCGTCCGGTCCCGCCCGAGAACCTTCACCTCACCCTTGTTTTCCTGGGCGAATTGCCCGAGCCGCGGCTCGATGACGTGCATCTGGCCTTTGCCGGGATCCGGGCCGGACGCTTCCAGCTGACAGTGTCCGGCCTCGGTCTGTTCGGGTCCGACCGGCCACATAACCTGCATGCGGCACTGGCCGAAAGCGCGCCGCTCCGGCATCTGCAGACCAAGCTTGAAACCGCCGCCCGGCGGGCCGGGGTTGTGCTCGACCGCCGCCGCTTTGTTCCGCATGTGACGCTGGCCAGATTGGGGCGCGATCGCTCTGCGCGGCGGCGCGTCGAATTGGCCGTGGCGCAGGCGGCCGATTTTCGCGCAGGCCCGTTCGAGGTCGGCTTTTTCGGACTTTTCCGTTCTGAAATAGGAAGAAATGCTGCGCGTTATACCGAATTGATGCGATATACGTTATTCGCTTCGCAGGATGCCTCTCCTGGGGCATAA
- a CDS encoding glutathione peroxidase, producing the protein MRPATLPVVAALLLGAGSAAAAESFRFPSIDGGEIDLAAFRGRPVLVVNTASQCGFTPQYDGLQALQDSYGPRGLVVLAIPSDDFNQELADETAVKDFCEVNFGLTLPMTEITHVKGAEAHPFYRWMDAEHDFSPSWNFNKVLLDGSGNPVATFGSFTKPQSAKLTAKIETLLPQ; encoded by the coding sequence ATGCGCCCTGCCACTCTTCCGGTTGTTGCCGCCCTGTTGCTTGGCGCCGGGTCCGCCGCGGCCGCCGAGAGCTTCCGTTTTCCCTCCATCGACGGGGGCGAGATCGACCTCGCGGCGTTTCGCGGCCGGCCGGTGCTGGTGGTCAACACCGCCTCGCAATGCGGCTTCACGCCGCAATATGACGGGTTGCAGGCCCTGCAGGACAGCTACGGCCCCCGCGGGCTGGTGGTGCTGGCCATCCCCTCGGACGATTTCAACCAGGAACTGGCTGACGAGACCGCGGTGAAGGATTTCTGCGAGGTCAATTTCGGGCTGACGCTGCCGATGACCGAGATCACCCATGTGAAGGGGGCCGAGGCGCATCCCTTCTATCGCTGGATGGATGCGGAACATGATTTTTCGCCAAGTTGGAATTTTAATAAGGTCCTGCTTGACGGCTCGGGAAATCCGGTTGCCACCTTTGGGTCTTTCACCAAGCCGCAATCGGCGAAATTGACTGCAAAGATCGAAACGCTTCTGCCGCAATAG
- a CDS encoding DUF1178 family protein: protein MIRYALTCADGHRFESWFQSASAFDTLLKSGHVSCSLCGSRDVSKALMAPSVATDRPERSGAPAPDEGSENAAAPAGRPLSTPTGPAEQALTALRKRIEENSEHVGLRFAQEARDIHAGLRPDRPIHGEARPDEAIRLIEDGIPVAPLPFLPGRKRN, encoded by the coding sequence ATGATCCGCTATGCGCTTACCTGCGCCGACGGGCACCGCTTCGAAAGCTGGTTCCAGTCGGCCTCTGCCTTCGACACGCTCCTCAAGAGCGGCCATGTGAGCTGCAGCCTCTGCGGCAGCCGCGACGTCTCGAAGGCGCTGATGGCTCCCAGCGTCGCAACCGACCGGCCCGAGAGATCTGGCGCGCCCGCCCCGGATGAAGGTTCCGAAAACGCCGCCGCCCCGGCCGGGCGGCCGCTTTCGACCCCCACGGGCCCGGCCGAACAGGCGCTGACGGCGCTGCGCAAGCGGATCGAAGAGAATTCCGAACATGTCGGCCTCCGATTCGCGCAGGAGGCCCGCGACATCCATGCTGGGCTCCGCCCCGACCGCCCGATCCATGGCGAAGCCCGCCCCGACGAGGCGATCCGGCTGATCGAGGATGGCATCCCCGTCGCCCCCCTGCCCTTCCTGCCTGGGCGCAAGCGGAACTGA
- a CDS encoding aspartate kinase has protein sequence MPVLVMKFGGTSVADLARIRNAAEKIRREVERGYDVIVVVSAMSGKTNELVGWVEQTSPLFDAREYDAVVSSGENVTAGLMALTLQEMDVPARSWQGWQVPLRTSSAHSTARIEEIPRANIDQKFAEGMRVAVVAGFQGISHEGRITTLGRGGSDTTAVAFAAAFGAERCDIYTDVDGVYTTDPRIEDKARKLDRIAFEEMLELASLGAKVLQTRSVELAMRYKVKLRVLSSFEDTDETSGTLVCDEEDIVEQNVVSGVAYSRDEAKVTLISVADRPGIAAAIFGPLAKAGVNVDMIVQNISEEGRTDMTFSCPVNQVPRAREAMETAMDAGEVNFREVVADTDVAKVSVVGIGMRSHAGVASTMFDALAAEGINIRVITTSEIKISVLIDRKYMELAVQALHDAFGLENAA, from the coding sequence ATGCCGGTTCTGGTAATGAAATTCGGGGGCACCTCGGTGGCCGATCTGGCGCGCATCAGGAATGCCGCCGAAAAGATCAGGCGCGAGGTCGAGCGCGGCTATGACGTCATCGTCGTGGTCTCGGCGATGTCCGGCAAGACGAACGAACTGGTGGGCTGGGTCGAGCAGACCTCGCCGCTGTTCGATGCACGCGAATATGACGCCGTGGTCAGCTCGGGCGAGAATGTGACCGCCGGGCTGATGGCGCTGACGCTGCAGGAAATGGACGTGCCCGCGCGCAGCTGGCAGGGCTGGCAGGTGCCGCTCAGGACCAGCTCGGCGCATTCGACGGCGAGAATCGAGGAAATCCCGCGCGCCAATATCGACCAGAAATTCGCCGAGGGCATGCGCGTCGCCGTGGTCGCGGGCTTTCAGGGCATCAGCCATGAGGGCCGGATCACCACGCTGGGCCGGGGCGGATCGGACACCACCGCCGTCGCCTTCGCCGCCGCCTTCGGGGCCGAGCGCTGCGACATCTATACCGATGTGGACGGGGTCTATACCACCGACCCGCGGATCGAGGACAAGGCGCGCAAGCTCGACCGGATCGCCTTCGAGGAGATGCTGGAGCTTGCCAGCCTCGGCGCCAAGGTGCTGCAGACCCGCTCGGTCGAGCTGGCGATGCGCTACAAGGTGAAATTGCGGGTCCTGTCGAGTTTCGAAGACACCGACGAGACCTCTGGCACGCTCGTCTGCGACGAGGAGGATATTGTGGAACAGAACGTCGTCTCCGGCGTCGCCTATTCGCGCGACGAAGCCAAGGTCACGCTGATATCGGTGGCCGACCGCCCCGGCATTGCCGCCGCCATTTTCGGACCGCTGGCCAAGGCCGGGGTCAATGTCGACATGATCGTGCAGAACATCTCGGAAGAGGGTCGCACCGACATGACATTCTCCTGTCCGGTCAATCAGGTGCCGCGCGCCCGCGAGGCGATGGAGACGGCCATGGATGCGGGCGAGGTCAATTTCCGCGAGGTCGTGGCCGATACCGACGTGGCCAAGGTCTCGGTGGTGGGGATCGGCATGCGCAGCCATGCCGGCGTCGCCTCGACCATGTTCGACGCGCTCGCCGCAGAGGGTATCAACATCCGCGTCATTACAACTTCCGAGATCAAAATTTCCGTTCTGATCGACCGGAAATATATGGAACTTGCCGTGCAAGCCCTCCATGATGCGTTCGGATTGGAAAACGCAGCCTGA
- the ptsP gene encoding phosphoenolpyruvate--protein phosphotransferase, whose amino-acid sequence MPDPTESSSRRLLVSLRETLAEPAAGQERLDRITSLIAEQMGTHVCSIYLFRDADTLELCATEGLNPDSVHKTRLRVGEGLVGRVAKTAHPINSGNAPQERGFRYMPETGEEIFSAFLGVPIQRLGERLGVLVVQSKDARQYSDDELYALEVVAMVLAEMTELGAFVGEGEALAALHQRPVMFQGTVGQEGVAVGHVWLHEPRVVVTNPIADDYETEMRRLHEAVDRLRVTVDEMLSAAPGGDKDQLQVLEAYRMFANSRGWKRRMEEDIARGLSAEAAVEKEQSAARARMQTVPDPYLRERLHDLDDLSNRLLRILTGQGEHTGAERPSDPILIARNIGPGELLDYGRSLRGIVLEEGSVGSHAAVVARALAIPLIVNAQRITTEALNGDPILVDGEQGIVHLRPEETVAVAFNDKIAMQAKAQQRYATIRKEPALTLCGQRVALHMNAGLMADLPSLESSGAEGVGLFRTELQFLIRSKVPKRSEVAALYARVMDAADGRRVVFRTLDIGSDKVLSYMKRQDEPNPALGWRAIRVGLDRPGVLRMQLQALIRAANGRPLSVMFPFVAQLDEFRTARDHLMREIDREGRLGRALPEKVEIGAMLETPSMAFSPRQFYEEADFISIGGNDLKQFFFAADRENERVRRRYDTLNVSFLSFLEQIVKRCEDTGTHLSFCGEDAGRPVEALCFAAIGLRCLSMRPASIGPVKHMLRRSNLAEARAVIDTARASGAQSVRPAIIDWLRRRD is encoded by the coding sequence ATGCCCGACCCGACTGAAAGTTCAAGCCGCAGGCTGCTTGTCAGCCTGCGCGAGACCCTCGCCGAACCGGCAGCGGGTCAGGAGCGGCTGGATCGTATCACGAGCCTGATCGCCGAGCAGATGGGGACCCATGTCTGCTCGATCTACCTGTTTCGCGATGCCGATACGCTGGAGCTTTGTGCCACCGAGGGCCTGAACCCCGACTCGGTGCACAAGACCCGGCTGCGGGTCGGCGAGGGGCTGGTCGGCCGCGTCGCCAAGACCGCGCATCCGATCAATTCCGGCAACGCCCCGCAGGAACGCGGCTTCCGCTACATGCCCGAGACCGGCGAGGAGATCTTCTCGGCCTTCCTCGGCGTGCCGATCCAGCGGCTGGGCGAACGCCTGGGGGTGCTGGTCGTCCAGTCCAAGGACGCGCGGCAATATTCCGATGACGAGCTTTATGCGCTCGAGGTCGTGGCGATGGTGCTGGCCGAGATGACCGAGCTCGGCGCCTTCGTCGGCGAAGGCGAGGCGCTGGCCGCGCTGCACCAGCGGCCGGTGATGTTTCAGGGCACCGTCGGCCAGGAGGGGGTGGCGGTCGGCCATGTCTGGCTGCACGAACCGCGCGTGGTGGTGACAAATCCCATCGCCGACGATTACGAGACCGAGATGCGGCGGCTGCATGAGGCGGTCGACCGGCTGCGCGTCACCGTCGACGAGATGCTGAGCGCGGCGCCGGGCGGCGACAAGGATCAGCTTCAGGTGCTGGAAGCCTACCGCATGTTCGCCAATTCGCGCGGCTGGAAGCGGCGGATGGAAGAGGACATCGCCCGCGGCCTGTCGGCCGAGGCGGCGGTGGAAAAGGAACAGTCGGCGGCGCGCGCGCGCATGCAGACCGTGCCCGACCCCTATCTGCGCGAGCGGCTGCACGATCTTGACGACCTGTCGAACCGGCTATTGCGCATCCTGACCGGCCAGGGCGAGCATACCGGGGCCGAGCGCCCCTCGGACCCGATCCTGATCGCGCGCAATATCGGACCCGGCGAGCTTCTGGATTACGGCCGGTCGCTGCGCGGCATCGTGCTGGAGGAGGGCTCGGTCGGCAGCCATGCCGCGGTCGTCGCCAGGGCGCTGGCGATCCCGCTGATCGTCAATGCCCAGCGGATCACGACCGAGGCGCTGAACGGCGACCCGATCCTGGTCGATGGCGAACAGGGCATCGTGCATCTGCGCCCCGAAGAGACCGTGGCCGTCGCCTTCAATGACAAGATCGCGATGCAGGCCAAGGCGCAGCAGCGCTATGCCACGATCCGCAAGGAACCGGCGCTGACGCTGTGCGGCCAGCGCGTCGCGCTGCACATGAATGCGGGGCTGATGGCCGATCTGCCGTCGCTGGAAAGCTCGGGCGCCGAAGGTGTGGGGCTGTTTCGCACCGAGCTGCAATTCCTCATCCGATCGAAGGTGCCCAAGCGCAGCGAGGTCGCGGCGCTTTACGCCCGGGTGATGGATGCGGCCGATGGCCGGCGCGTCGTCTTCCGCACGCTCGATATCGGCTCGGACAAGGTGCTGTCCTACATGAAGCGGCAGGACGAGCCGAATCCCGCCTTGGGCTGGCGCGCGATCCGGGTCGGACTCGACCGTCCCGGCGTGTTGCGGATGCAGCTTCAGGCGCTGATCCGGGCGGCCAATGGCCGACCGCTTTCGGTGATGTTCCCCTTCGTGGCGCAGCTCGACGAATTCCGCACCGCGCGCGACCACCTGATGCGCGAGATCGACCGCGAAGGGCGGCTGGGCCGGGCCCTGCCCGAGAAGGTCGAGATCGGCGCGATGCTGGAAACCCCCTCGATGGCCTTCTCGCCCCGGCAATTCTATGAGGAAGCCGATTTCATTTCGATCGGCGGCAACGACCTGAAACAGTTCTTCTTCGCGGCCGACCGCGAGAATGAACGGGTGCGGCGGCGCTATGACACGCTGAATGTCAGCTTTCTCAGCTTCCTCGAACAGATCGTGAAGCGCTGCGAGGATACCGGCACGCATCTGTCCTTTTGCGGCGAGGATGCGGGCCGCCCGGTCGAGGCGCTGTGCTTTGCGGCCATCGGCCTGCGCTGCCTGTCGATGCGTCCGGCCTCGATCGGGCCGGTCAAGCACATGCTGCGGCGCAGCAATCTCGCCGAGGCGCGCGCCGTGATCGATACCGCCCGAGCCAGCGGCGCCCAGTCGGTTCGTCCGGCCATCATCGACTGGCTGCGGCGCCGCGACTGA
- a CDS encoding CVNH domain-containing protein, with the protein MSRFSVGRYSGAEIAATCLTSDGMPNDTSIAMPGIGNDNGSLVMEGSSASFRKSCCSIMLHPSIDRVELTASCRKTDGSFEDASISIDGISNEDGTLSD; encoded by the coding sequence ATGAGCAGGTTTTCAGTGGGTCGATACAGCGGCGCCGAAATCGCCGCGACCTGTCTGACCTCGGATGGCATGCCGAACGATACCTCGATCGCCATGCCGGGGATCGGCAATGACAACGGCTCGCTAGTCATGGAGGGGAGCAGCGCGAGCTTCCGGAAAAGCTGCTGCAGTATCATGCTTCACCCGTCCATCGACAGGGTGGAACTGACTGCGAGCTGCCGCAAGACCGACGGCTCCTTCGAGGATGCGTCGATTTCCATCGACGGGATCAGCAACGAAGACGGGACATTGTCCGACTGA
- a CDS encoding DUF1153 domain-containing protein, protein MSKTMDDSIKRWTAKRKTALVIEIIQGKTTASEASRSFDLTPSEIEGWVEDAKRGMENSLRANPLDIREQYEKQLRDLQEAYGEAMLELRARKKLQALLDAQDGN, encoded by the coding sequence ATGAGTAAGACGATGGACGACAGCATCAAGCGGTGGACGGCGAAGCGTAAAACGGCGCTCGTCATCGAGATCATCCAAGGCAAGACGACCGCGTCGGAGGCAAGCCGGTCCTTCGACCTGACGCCCTCCGAGATCGAGGGCTGGGTCGAGGATGCCAAGCGCGGCATGGAGAACTCGCTGCGCGCCAACCCGCTCGACATCCGCGAGCAATACGAGAAGCAGCTCCGGGACCTGCAGGAAGCCTATGGAGAGGCGATGCTGGAGCTGCGGGCGCGAAAAAAGCTGCAGGCCCTGCTGGATGCGCAGGACGGGAATTGA
- a CDS encoding IS3 family transposase, with amino-acid sequence MIRRTQQGLIAEGVVVSVAKLCAWFGIPRRTVYYKPVKAAPKVEARFSEPIKKLIEEEPSFGYRTVAWLLGFNKNTVQRIFQIKGWQVRKRAVGMRPRIQAVPSVAAAPNERWSTDLARIWTGKDGWASLALVIDCHNRELLGWHLSKSGKATTASAALEHALIARFGTLGKVEKEFLLRSDNGLVFTSHHFTKIARSYGLKQEFITPHCPHQNGMVERFIRTLKEQCVHRHRFETIQHAMRVIGDWISFNNKRRPHQALAMRTPAEAFTLAA; translated from the coding sequence TTGATCCGTCGCACCCAGCAGGGCCTCATTGCCGAGGGCGTCGTTGTGTCCGTCGCCAAGCTGTGTGCCTGGTTCGGCATCCCGAGGCGGACGGTCTACTACAAGCCGGTGAAGGCTGCGCCTAAGGTCGAGGCCCGCTTTTCCGAGCCGATCAAGAAGCTGATCGAGGAAGAGCCGTCCTTTGGCTATCGGACCGTGGCTTGGCTCCTGGGGTTCAACAAGAACACCGTGCAGCGGATCTTCCAGATCAAGGGCTGGCAGGTGCGCAAGCGTGCCGTGGGCATGCGGCCTCGCATCCAGGCCGTGCCGTCGGTTGCGGCTGCGCCGAACGAGCGCTGGTCGACGGATCTCGCCCGTATCTGGACGGGCAAGGACGGCTGGGCTTCCTTGGCGTTGGTGATCGACTGCCACAACCGAGAGTTGCTGGGCTGGCATCTGTCGAAGTCCGGCAAAGCCACGACCGCCAGCGCCGCCCTCGAGCACGCCCTGATCGCCAGGTTCGGCACTTTGGGCAAGGTCGAGAAAGAGTTCCTGCTGAGGTCGGACAACGGTCTGGTCTTCACCAGCCACCACTTCACCAAGATCGCCCGCAGCTACGGTCTGAAGCAGGAGTTCATCACCCCACACTGTCCCCACCAGAACGGCATGGTCGAACGCTTCATCCGGACGCTGAAGGAGCAATGCGTGCATCGCCACCGTTTTGAGACCATCCAGCACGCGATGCGCGTCATCGGTGACTGGATCAGCTTCAACAACAAACGCCGCCCTCATCAGGCCCTTGCCATGCGCACGCCTGCCGAGGCATTCACATTAGCGGCTTAA
- a CDS encoding GNAT family N-acetyltransferase — protein MIRVAEETAGDWWEVEALYDLCFAPGRTALSSYRLRDGVPPVAELCLTARDAEGILAAAIRYWPIRVGEAEALLLGPVAVHPTRQGEGLGGLLIRNSLARAEALGVARVMLVGDAPYYARFGFSRLTGVEMPPPTNPDRVLGIELRPGAWAGIAGAVTRARPDRAHTA, from the coding sequence GTGATCCGGGTTGCGGAAGAAACGGCCGGGGACTGGTGGGAAGTCGAGGCGCTTTACGACCTTTGCTTTGCGCCGGGGCGCACCGCGCTGTCATCCTACCGTCTCAGGGACGGGGTGCCGCCGGTTGCCGAGCTCTGTCTGACCGCCCGCGATGCAGAGGGCATCCTGGCCGCCGCGATCCGCTACTGGCCGATCCGGGTCGGAGAGGCCGAGGCGCTGCTGTTGGGGCCGGTCGCGGTCCACCCGACGCGGCAGGGCGAAGGGCTGGGCGGGCTCCTGATCCGCAATTCGCTGGCCCGGGCCGAGGCACTGGGCGTGGCGCGGGTGATGCTGGTGGGGGACGCGCCCTATTATGCGCGTTTCGGGTTCTCGCGGCTGACCGGCGTCGAGATGCCACCGCCGACCAACCCCGACCGCGTGCTGGGGATCGAGCTGCGTCCCGGTGCCTGGGCGGGCATCGCGGGCGCGGTAACCCGCGCGCGACCGGATCGAGCGCACACCGCATGA
- a CDS encoding flavin reductase family protein, with product MFYRPEDGHGLPHNPFGAIVAPRPIGWISTRDGAGRDNLAPYSFFNAVAYEPPQVMFASTSTKPDRDGTKDSVANIRETGVFCVNIVEEAATNAMNATSAPVPCGEDEFALAGIDRTPCETIACSRVADAPAALECRLTRILRLPGATNLVVFGAVTGLHLREDCLIEGRFDVTRFRPLARLGYRDYAVVGEIFELQRP from the coding sequence ATGTTCTATCGTCCCGAAGACGGCCACGGCCTGCCGCATAACCCGTTCGGCGCCATCGTCGCGCCGCGTCCGATCGGCTGGATCTCGACCCGCGACGGCGCGGGCCGCGACAACCTTGCCCCCTATTCCTTCTTCAATGCGGTGGCCTATGAGCCGCCGCAGGTGATGTTCGCCTCGACCTCGACCAAGCCAGACCGCGACGGCACCAAGGACAGCGTCGCCAATATCCGCGAAACCGGTGTCTTCTGCGTGAACATCGTCGAGGAGGCCGCGACGAACGCGATGAACGCGACCTCGGCCCCCGTCCCTTGCGGCGAGGACGAATTCGCGCTGGCCGGGATCGACCGCACCCCCTGCGAGACCATCGCCTGTTCGCGGGTCGCCGATGCCCCGGCCGCGCTCGAATGCCGGCTGACCCGGATCCTGCGGCTGCCGGGCGCGACCAATCTCGTGGTTTTCGGCGCGGTGACGGGCCTCCATCTGCGCGAGGACTGCCTGATCGAGGGGCGGTTCGACGTCACCCGGTTCCGGCCGCTCGCCCGGCTGGGCTATCGCGATTACGCCGTGGTGGGCGAGATTTTCGAGCTGCAGCGCCCCTGA